The Apium graveolens cultivar Ventura chromosome 3, ASM990537v1, whole genome shotgun sequence sequence AAGTCGTTGAAGAAGTTATTGGAGAGTGGGTTTTTGAAGGAAATGGACAAAGCCATTATGATGCTTATACAGAAGTCGGTCTTTGGCGCTGTGGATAAGCCGAGGGTTGGAGAGAATCCATCATCGCAGTCGGTATCTATCGAGTTATTAGATGAGTTTGGGAACCGTGTTGAAGTAGGTTCAGAGAGGATTGTTGGTAATACGTCTCGAAAGAGGTCGAGGGTTGAGGTCCCTCCATCACACTGTTCCACAGGTAAGAAACTTGTTGAGGGTGTCCCTGGAGATAGAGTGAACAAAACGCTCACTTTGATTGGTAATCGAGGTATAATGTGTCCTACCGTCGATGCTGCAGCTAACAAGGAAGTTACTCATGTTGAGATTCGCCCCTCCGAGCGATGGACTGGGGGTTCCACAGTGCCCCTTCGGGCCATTCATGTTTTAAATTTGCCTCAAGACTCGAGTGCCTACGAAAATTGAACACGAAGCGAGCTCGTAGATCGCTGCTTGGGACGTGCGGGACATTTATCATTCATAACTtcctcttttccttctttttctctgtattattattattattattattattgttattattattatttaatatattcATTTTCTTATGTTGTTGTCCTTGTTTGGTGCTAGTTTTTGTCTGATGTTACACATATCCTGGAGGAATATAAGGCTGATGAAGATTCAATTCCACCCTCGAAGCTCGAGGAGGAGTGTGAGACCTTGAGAGGGAAACAGAAGAAGATGGTCATTGAGCAGGGAGTTATGAGGGATCGAGTCACAGAGTTGTCTAAAGCTAACTCTAGTTATCGTGCAGAGGTATAGGGTCATTCCCCCCTCTCTCTTTTTATTTTTTAACAACGTACATATATTTCGTATATATGCCGTTGTCTATATGGATTCCACTTGTAGTTTGTTATGCTTTGTTTTTATATTTCTTTTAGATAAGTGAGCTTGAAGTTGCTAACAGAAATCTCGAGAAGGGAATGGAAGAGATTGGAGTGAAGGTGAAGGGGTTAGAGAAATCACTGTCTGACGAACAAAAGGGAAGAAGGGACTTGGAAGCTGAGCTATCAGACTTCTGTGAAAAGTATCAGGCTTTGGAGAAGGAGAACACCTCCCTAAAGTTAGAAATGGATAAGGGGGTCGAGGACATTGCTAAAGCTCTCGGGGATGGCTACGGTCGATATTACAGGAGGATGCAGTCCGCAGGTCTCGATGTGTCAGAGCATTGCTTTGAAAATTACCTTCGGGATTATGCTGCCGCTAACAAGGAGCAGGAACAAGTTGATGATGAGCCTAATGACCCTTGAAGGCGAGGAATGCCTCGTGATTTTATGTAATCTTGACTCATGGATATTATACGTTTTGATTTAACTTCCTTTAAGACTTTGGTTGGTTTATTTTGTTAAGACTCTACCTAAATTCATCGAGTATTGTTATGCTGCTTCAGCAAGCTTACCCCTAATTTGTTTTAAcattctttcttttctttttgttacTATCCGTTTATATCATAAATTGTTTATATGCTTTCCATGTTTAAGTAAGGAACATTTCGAGTACTCATGCTATTTTTATATCTCCGAATTTACATGAACAAGTTATCATGAAAATTAGAAACTTGTTGTCCATTTATGACCTATCATTGTTGTGAACATTGTTTTGGTCAGTATCATATTATTGTATTTTTCTTGTATCTTTTTTTACAGATTGTTATATTAAAGGATGAATGTTTATAGAATCTGGAGTTGAATTTCATTTGATTCCATAACTTCTTTGTATGTGTATGTAATAAAATATCACGAATTCAAAGTAGTAGGAAATGAacttttattaataatttaatggAATTTTAACGGGGATCTCATATCAACCCCTCATATTAACCCCTTTTCGTTAAAATAATTTCATAGGCGGGAGAAAGTAGCGTTCATTCCTAACTTTACTTAACAAATCATTGATAAAACTTCTTTAGGTGGATGCCATTCCAAGTGTTTTTTACCGGAGTTTCATCGAGCTGCGCTAGTCGGTAAGTCTTCGGTGCCACGATGTCAGTTACTTGATAAGGGCCTTCCCATGGGGCCTTGAATTTTCCCGTGACAGTGGGTTGTGATGCTGCCGACTCTCGGAGTACTAGGTCTCCAATCAAAAACCTTTTCACCTTCACCTTCTTGTTAAAGTAGGCCGCTGTTCGTTCTTGGTGTTGGAGAACTTTTGCCGCTGCCTCATCTCTAACTTCCTctaaaaaaatattatggaaaTTGAGTCCTTCTTGTGAGGTATTGGAGTTAAAGTTCTCGACCCTTGGAGAATTTAGAACGAACTCAACAGGGGAGACAGCCTCAAGGCCAAAAGCCATTTTGAATGGAGAAACCCCTATCGCAGTCCTTGTTAGTCGTCCTGTAAGCCCATTATACATTAGAAAGTTCGTCGACCCATGGTCTAGGTAGCTCGTCGACCCTTTTCTCGTGTCCTTGTAAAATTGTACGATTAAAAACTTCCACTTTCCCATTAGCTTGTGGGTAGGCCACAGAAGACTTGACATGTTTTATCTTGAGTTGTGACAAGGTAGTTGTGAATTTCTCCCCCACAAACTGAGTTCCATTATCAGTAACTACGATTCTTGGTACACCAAACCTGAACATAATGTATTCCATCAGAAATTCTACCATTTATTTCTCACATATTTTTGCGAGAGGTCGGGCTTCGATCCACTTTGTCGCGTAGTCGACAGCGACCACGATGTATTAAGCATGATTCTTGGACTTTTGGAATGGTCCTACAATGTCAATGCCCCACTGAAAAATGGGCAAGGATTAAtatataacgactcatgtattttttttatttttaatattttaaaagtataataattgaataaataattaaataaaatgtgtgtattgatttttggcagcagtgtgttgatttttattatttatctGTGATCTATTGATATATGGGttggattgtgtgatttattattgaGATGTATGGTTTTGTTatgcttttaaaagtgattttattgtagctttaattccataaatatttggattgtctctaaaattggttttataattttataatttcaataattattttgggattttataaaattgagagatcaatatttcattaattatttatttttaaatgatcttttgattgtgtttatttgtaaaatccatatttaattccagaattcttcaaaaatcataaaactcatattttattaagtttataatattctgggaattttaaaattattttggaaattttcgggagTAATTTCATCGTGCGTTATTTCGTTTAATTGTCAAAATGCGGGTATTTGCTGTGCCCCAAAGTTTgtttaaaaactttgaaatttacattttcgttatcttcaggatatttataatattttaagactaatttcataatttttggaaattattttGCGTGCACCTTGGTCCGTTAATTTTGATTTTCGGGATAAATCGGGTCTCAGAATCTTCATAATTATCTGTTAGTATACGTGTTGGTTTTTCAGAAAATACGATGACACGTGTTGCAATTGGAAAgaggaaaaaaataaatataaaacaCAAATACCCCCATCCCCAGTTGTCTTCCCCGACTTGTTTCTCTCTCGGTTTCTTCTTTGTTCTCTCTCGATTACCTCTTTCTCTCTCTATATCTTACATCTCTCTCTCTAATCTCTCCTTCTCCTCTATCATGTTCCTCTCCGTCCCTGTTCTCGGTGATTCCACCATTTTCCGGTGAGTTTTCGGCCGGTTATCCCGGCGATTTCCTTAGCTCCGTCTCTGTGCATGCTTATATATATACAAAC is a genomic window containing:
- the LOC141710807 gene encoding uncharacterized protein LOC141710807, which codes for MVIEQGVMRDRVTELSKANSSYRAEISELEVANRNLEKGMEEIGVKVKGLEKSLSDEQKGRRDLEAELSDFCEKYQALEKENTSLKLEMDKGVEDIAKALGDGYGRYYRRMQSAGLDVSEHCFENYLRDYAAANKEQEQVDDEPNDP
- the LOC141714410 gene encoding uncharacterized protein LOC141714410 — translated: MAFGLEAVSPVEFVLNSPRVENFNSNTSQEGLNFHNIFLEEVRDEAAAKVLQHQERTAAYFNKKVKVKRFLIGDLVLRESAASQPTVTGKFKAPWEGPYQVTDIVAPKTYRLAQLDETPVKNTWNGIHLKKFYQ